One Longimicrobium sp. DNA segment encodes these proteins:
- a CDS encoding prolyl oligopeptidase family serine peptidase has translation MLTLTSKSRALAVLAAATLAAGPAAAQQAARTAQTAATPTAGAWLMPPAPIPQIIDAAPTPALSVAPGQRTVAVLGRENLPSLQEMAEPWLGLAGYRLNPRTNGWNAARVGYLTSITFQDLAGGANREVRLPPRARAAFPQWSPDGSKLAFTVFTETGIELWVADARTGTARRLLPAVLNAAFGNPFRWMPDGRAVLALRVPAGRGAAPERSRVPEGPVIQESSGRAAPVRTLEDMLKNPYDERLFEHYFTAQMVRVPVDGGAAASVGQPGIYSAFDPSPDGRYILARKIHRPFSYQVSAGSFPYEALVLDTRGAVVKRIADQPLADNLPPAFDAVITGPREIEWRGDAPATLVWAEAQDGGDPSRRVDVHDRLFQLDAPFTGQPRKLMDLDQRYSGAFWGRGDFAIVLERWWSTRREKRFAVNPTNPGQPRLLLDRSYQDRYADPGFPVLRRDARGESLLLFTPDGGSIYLTGAGASQRGDYPFLARMSIADGKSTRIWQAEDPYYEEVVTVLDADGGRILTRRESQAEAPNYFVRTLPGGQAVAITRFPDPAPQLAGITRQLVTYRRGDGVQLSGTLYLPPNYNPQRDGRLPMLMWAYPTEFRDAGAAAQVQGSPNRFSRPAGISHLFLLTQGYAIFDNPTMPIIGEGDKEPNDTYVEQLVASAQAAVDKVVEMGVADRDHIGIGGHSYGAFMTANLLAHSDIFRAGIARSGAYNRTLTPFGFQAEQRTYWQATDIYTRMSPFTYANQINEPILLIHGEMDDNSGTFPIQSERMYAALKGHGATVRYVVLPYEAHGYRGREATLHTLAEMVRWMDRYVKNAGPRQPQQRSASTTGN, from the coding sequence ATGCTCACCCTGACCTCCAAGTCGCGCGCGCTGGCGGTGCTGGCCGCCGCCACGCTGGCCGCCGGGCCCGCGGCCGCGCAGCAGGCCGCGCGCACGGCGCAGACCGCGGCCACGCCCACGGCCGGCGCCTGGCTGATGCCGCCCGCGCCGATCCCGCAGATCATCGACGCGGCACCCACGCCGGCGCTCAGCGTGGCGCCGGGGCAGCGCACCGTGGCCGTCCTGGGCCGCGAGAACCTGCCGTCGCTGCAGGAGATGGCCGAGCCGTGGCTGGGGCTGGCCGGCTACCGCCTCAACCCGCGCACCAACGGATGGAACGCGGCGCGGGTCGGCTATCTCACCTCCATCACCTTCCAGGACCTGGCCGGCGGCGCGAATCGCGAGGTGCGCCTGCCGCCGCGCGCCCGCGCCGCGTTCCCGCAGTGGTCGCCCGACGGGTCGAAGCTGGCGTTCACGGTCTTCACCGAGACGGGGATCGAGCTGTGGGTGGCCGACGCGCGCACCGGCACGGCCCGGCGGCTGCTGCCCGCGGTGCTGAACGCCGCGTTCGGCAACCCCTTCCGCTGGATGCCGGACGGGCGCGCGGTCCTGGCGCTGCGCGTTCCCGCCGGGCGCGGCGCGGCGCCGGAGCGCTCGCGCGTGCCCGAGGGCCCGGTGATCCAGGAGAGCTCGGGCCGCGCCGCGCCGGTGCGCACGCTGGAGGACATGCTCAAGAACCCGTACGACGAGCGGCTGTTCGAGCACTACTTCACCGCGCAGATGGTGCGCGTGCCCGTGGACGGCGGCGCGGCGGCCAGCGTGGGGCAGCCGGGGATCTACTCCGCGTTCGACCCGTCGCCCGACGGGCGCTACATCCTGGCGCGGAAGATCCACCGCCCGTTCAGCTACCAGGTGAGCGCGGGGAGCTTCCCCTACGAGGCGCTGGTGCTGGACACGCGCGGCGCCGTGGTCAAGCGCATCGCCGACCAGCCGCTGGCCGACAACCTGCCGCCCGCGTTCGACGCGGTGATCACCGGCCCGCGCGAGATCGAGTGGCGCGGCGACGCGCCGGCCACGCTGGTGTGGGCCGAGGCGCAGGACGGCGGCGACCCGTCGCGCCGGGTGGACGTGCACGACCGGCTCTTCCAGCTCGACGCGCCCTTCACCGGCCAGCCGCGCAAGCTGATGGACCTGGACCAGCGCTACAGCGGCGCGTTCTGGGGCCGCGGCGACTTCGCCATCGTGCTCGAGCGCTGGTGGAGCACCCGCCGCGAAAAGCGCTTCGCCGTCAACCCCACCAATCCCGGCCAGCCGCGGCTGCTGCTGGACCGCAGCTACCAGGACCGCTACGCCGACCCCGGCTTCCCGGTGCTGCGCCGCGACGCGCGCGGCGAGTCGCTCCTCCTCTTCACCCCCGACGGCGGGTCGATCTACCTGACCGGCGCGGGCGCCTCGCAGCGCGGCGACTATCCGTTCCTGGCGCGGATGAGCATCGCCGACGGGAAGAGCACGCGCATCTGGCAGGCCGAGGACCCGTACTACGAGGAGGTGGTGACGGTGCTGGACGCCGACGGCGGCCGCATCCTCACCCGCCGCGAGTCGCAGGCCGAGGCGCCCAACTACTTCGTGCGGACGCTCCCCGGCGGGCAGGCGGTGGCCATCACCCGCTTCCCCGACCCCGCGCCGCAGCTGGCGGGGATCACGCGGCAGCTGGTGACCTACCGGCGTGGCGACGGCGTGCAGCTCTCGGGCACCCTCTATCTCCCGCCCAACTACAATCCCCAGCGCGACGGGCGGCTGCCCATGCTGATGTGGGCGTATCCCACGGAGTTCCGCGACGCCGGCGCGGCGGCGCAGGTGCAGGGATCGCCCAACCGCTTCTCGCGGCCGGCGGGGATCAGCCACCTGTTCCTGCTCACGCAGGGCTACGCGATCTTCGACAACCCCACCATGCCCATCATCGGCGAGGGCGACAAGGAGCCGAACGACACCTACGTCGAGCAGCTGGTGGCCAGCGCGCAGGCGGCGGTCGACAAGGTGGTGGAGATGGGGGTGGCGGACCGCGACCACATCGGCATCGGCGGGCACAGCTACGGCGCGTTCATGACCGCCAACCTGCTGGCGCACAGCGACATCTTCCGCGCGGGGATCGCGCGCAGCGGCGCCTACAACCGCACGCTGACGCCGTTCGGCTTCCAGGCCGAGCAGCGCACCTACTGGCAGGCGACGGACATCTACACGCGGATGAGCCCGTTCACCTACGCCAACCAGATCAACGAGCCGATCCTGCTGATCCACGGCGAGATGGACGACAACAGCGGCACCTTCCCCATCCAGAGCGAGCGGATGTACGCGGCGCTGAAGGGGCACGGCGCCACGGTGCGCTACGTGGTGCTGCCGTACGAGGCGCACGGCTACCGCGGCCGCGAGGCCACACTGCACACCCTCGCCGAGATGGTGCGCTGGATGGACCGCTACGTGAAGAACGCCGGCCCGCGCCAGCCGCAGCAGCGCTCGGCGTCGACCACGGGGAACTGA
- a CDS encoding HIT domain-containing protein, whose translation MTEQTHQPGGAVASNPNENPTCVFCRIIGGDEMVSIIHEDDDIIAFLDIQPLHSGHVIVAPKEHYKNLFYVPEELASRTFAVARRILPGLRKATGCRAVNLFSPNGTDGGQDVFHFHLHLIPVPHGAPFPLQLPDPSAPVPSRSQLDVMATHISRCIHDEPAAEPEADEQAVAGASAAAAGAAAAAAA comes from the coding sequence GTGACCGAACAGACCCACCAGCCGGGAGGAGCCGTGGCCTCGAACCCCAACGAGAACCCCACCTGCGTGTTCTGCCGCATCATCGGCGGAGACGAGATGGTGAGCATCATCCACGAGGACGACGACATCATCGCCTTCCTCGACATCCAGCCGCTGCACTCCGGGCACGTGATCGTGGCGCCCAAGGAGCACTACAAGAACCTGTTCTACGTGCCCGAGGAGCTGGCGTCACGCACCTTCGCGGTGGCGCGCCGCATCCTCCCCGGTCTGCGCAAGGCCACGGGGTGCCGCGCGGTGAACCTGTTCAGCCCCAACGGCACGGACGGCGGACAGGACGTGTTCCACTTCCACCTGCACCTGATCCCCGTGCCGCACGGCGCGCCCTTCCCGCTGCAGCTTCCCGACCCGTCGGCGCCGGTGCCCTCGCGCTCGCAGCTGGACGTGATGGCCACGCACATCAGCCGCTGCATCCACGACGAGCCGGCGGCCGAGCCCGAAGCCGACGAGCAGGCCGTCGCCGGCGCCAGCGCCGCGGCGGCGGGCGCGGCCGCGGCTGCTGCTGCGTAG